A single Panthera uncia isolate 11264 chromosome E2 unlocalized genomic scaffold, Puncia_PCG_1.0 HiC_scaffold_19, whole genome shotgun sequence DNA region contains:
- the TMEM86B gene encoding lysoplasmalogenase — translation MDAWEEGLSQKPCFSVQQLHLCRGLSPFLLTCAIYFLLWIPEDQPSWISALVKCLPVLCLVVFLRAARSDRGYRALLQGALLCSAVGDACLIWPEAFLYGVTAFTVAHLLYLWALGLTPLRPGLLLPIVPAFLLYNGLVLLHLPPGMVPMLVTYSLVLASMLWRGLARGGSARWGALLFTLSDSVLAWDAFVQSLPHARLVVMTTYYAAQLLIALSAFQSPRLKSR, via the exons ATGGACGCCTGGGAAGAGGGTCTGTCCCAAAAGCCTTGCTTCTCAGTCCAA cagctgcaccTGTGCAGGGGGCTGAGCCCGTTCCTCCTCACCTGTGCCATCTACTTCCTCCTCTGGATCCCTGAAGACCAGCCGTCCTGGATCAGCGCCCTTGTCAAGTGCCTGCCCGTCCTGTGCCTGGTGGTGTTCCTGCGGGCGGCGCGCTCGGACCGGGGCTACAGGGCGCTCCTGCAGGGGGCCCTCCTGTGCTCTGCCGTGGGGGACGCCTGCCTCATCTGGCCTGAGGCCTTCCTCTATG GCGTGACGGCCTTCACCGTGGCTCACCTGCTCTACCTCTGGGCCCTCGGCCTCACTCCCCTGCGGCCGGGCCTCCTGCTGCCCATCGTCCCGGCCTTCCTCCTGTACAACGGCCTCGTGCTGCTGCACCTCCCCCCTGGCATGGTCCCCATGTTGGTGACCTACTCCCTGGTCCTGGCATCCATGCTGTGGCGCGGCCTGGCCAGGGGCGGGAGCGCCCGCTGGGGGGCCCTGCTCTTCACACTCTCGGATTCGGTGCTGGCCTGGGACGCCTTCGTGCAGTCCCTGCCCCACGCCCGCCTGGTGGTCATGACCACCTACTACGCCGCCCAGCTCCTCATTGCCCTGTCCGCCTTCCAGAGCCCCAGGCTCAAGTCCCGCTGA
- the PTPRH gene encoding receptor-type tyrosine-protein phosphatase H — MMGTGGSLGAWGSLVLLGLCSWTGARAAAPSPGKNLTAEARTPSSITLQWQTPRGLDRRHHTPWGLWTGRDGGTEAPRTTDTSFTVDRLGPRSPHESSVWVQQDETNSSKQTLQTSTGERQSWPCS; from the exons atgaTGGGGACCGGAGGGAGCCTCGGGGCCTGGGGGAGCCTGGTGCTGTTG GGCCTGTGCAGCTGGACAGGGGCCAGGGCGGCTG cccccagccccggcAAGAACCTGACTGCAGAGGCCCGGACCCCCAGCTCCATCACCCTGCAGTGGCAGACGCCCCGTGGCCTGGACCGGAGGCACCACACCCCCTGGGGCCTGTGGACCGGACGCGATGGCGGAACCGAGGCCCCGCGCACGACCGACACCAGTTTCACGGTGGACAGACTTGGGCCCAGGTCTCCGCATGAGTCTTCCGTGTGGGTGCAGCAGGATGAGACCAACAgctccaagcagactctgcaaaCCAGCACAGGTGAGAGGCAGTCATGGCCATGTTCTTGA